Genomic window (Tripterygium wilfordii isolate XIE 37 chromosome 11, ASM1340144v1, whole genome shotgun sequence):
TTGTGAAATGTGAACGGCGTGCGTTGTTTCCGCACAAAAGTGTTGTGGTTGCTAAATAATGCTCTGGAAATGCAACAGACAGATCGATCTAGCCTAGGTCCAACTTTAAAAGTAGTAGTACGTAGGTGTACATTCATTTTCTCTAGACAACTGATCATGACCCTAAATTTCCTCTTTTAGTACCATTTTGGATTCTTTCGATTATGATTTTCACTCTCGAAATCAGATGTCACCAAGAGATGAAAATGGAACATGAAGAGATATTGTGCGATtcaatcttatatatatatatatatttttttgtccttttgtgtTCAATTCATGTTATGTAAAATAACAATATATGGTTGCAACAAATTCAGGAATAGAGGaatagagaaatagagaataaaTCCCTTTGTTACCTTCCAAAACATAATGAATGATCACTACTACACGACTAGCTAGATGCAAACCACCAAATGGACATCGATAAATAGGGTTAGGTGTTTGGTCAATTTTAATTTGAAGTATTAGATCATAGTTCCAAAACGTATGTGCATGTAATTATCTCAACAATCCTTTTCATGGACAAAGcagttatatttatatatatatatatatacacacatatatatacatacacagaaGTGATAGAGATTTCAATCATCCCAATGACTGACATATCATTCTTTGATTCAATCATCAAGTTTTGTGGATCCCGAGCCCCTACACTTCATCAATCAATGGACAAGAAAAATTAGTGAGATGGCTAAATGGGATCTCTaacattttatatatacatatatatgactatttgttgctctagatctttttttctttgataaatatTGAGGTTGGGATTGGATATTAGAAGTTTAGAACCACACCCCACCTCGCTTTCTTCCTTTGGAAATATCTCCTTAGCTTTATTAGCTTTATACGGGTGAGCCATCACTAGGTGTAGCTTTGGAGATAAAACCAACCCACATTGTATTCACGCTTCAATGCTTTCATTTGGAGCTTTTGGCACATGAAGTGATTCCACCATACATGCATGCAAGGCAGCCTAGCTAGCTAGTTAGGAGCATGATTGGATAGGCTAGTATAACTTCACAATTGCGTGCGTTACAGTTTAAGCATTGTTAATATAACTTGAGTTGATGAGTCTATGCAAAgtcaaatcgtatggattcgAGAGTTGTTAAGCTTGATTCTCATTAGAagcaatatatttattatcatgcgtcgagttttgacccaacttattttATTGTCGGATGGATAACCTTTGTGTGCATACACGATCTTAGCAGCCCGAGTTTAAACGCATATCAAATgcacaaatgataaatttgtatagtACCGTACGTTATGGGTTACCAAAAAAACGTTTAAGCATAGTTAttaaatgcttttttttttccattataGTTATTGAaggattttgatcaaaaaaattatacagATTAGGATACATGGGAGCATTCGGAACTTTTaagttatttattattttaaggtGAGACTTTGGCAATAACTGCTTTGTCTACCATCATGAGCCACTAAGGTAGACATTCCCCATCAAAAGGATCCAAAACCTGTAATTTATGCGACCATATATCCATCCATCATCTTCTTTATTAGAGATTTacggctatatatatatatatatatacactttctatacatacatacgtgCAACATGTGGTGTGTCTTTGCTGCCAATATCTCTTACATTTTTCAATGCAACCGCCAACCAGCATATGATATGAGTCGTCATCAATTTGATCGAAAAAGATTGTTCTGTTCAATTAGCCAATAACGGAAAAGGTTGATTCTTTGacctaataataatatatatactactTCAATCAAAATAAGGTTTGAGTTTACTCtcatactaataataataagaaattgCTTTGACGGAAGAAAAAAACTTGACTACTTATGACTGTCAATACTCAAAATTTGATGACGTATATGCCACCGGAGATGACATAAGAAAGGATAGTTGTAGCCAGAATGGTTAATTTAGCATGATAAAAAATCTCAACAGTTTTGGATCCCGATTGCTGAGTTGCGTACACAGAATCCAAGTGAACTCATGGGTTCTTCATGTTCCGCATGAAATTTTGTGCATACAACTCAGCAGATGGGATCTCTATCATTGTTGATTTCATAATTTGTAATGccctctcaattttttttaaccgataacGACATCATATAAAGTACAAACTTGTTTTTTAGATATTCGATATGGGCCTAAACTCAGGTTGTCGGGCCTCGTGTATATaagtttctcacttgacaaTAAACTAAGTTGAACCAAAACCCAATGGTAGCCACAGGAGGGTATTGCTCTTTCTTTGCAGGCAAGATATACATCAGCTCATAAGCATCAATAATATCATCAACTAGCGAGCTAGAGGCTATAGCCAGTGCGTTATATTTGAGCCAACAGGCTAAACACATGTATCAAAAATCCATTGCACAATAACAACAGCACATCAAAACAACAATTGAACAGAATCACTTACATTGATGGTCGACATATAGGGAATAATTGCGTCAAGACAACTCCTACTAGTAAGTAGTAAACCCTAATCGAAACCATGTTTGACTATCTATGTATCTTTCAGTATCTCTCTCTTCGTACcgattcttcttttcttctttctttctttctttctttttctatttctgGAGTCCAGGTTCATGGGAGTGACATTAAAGTCTCCATTACcattaatacatatatatatgagggtCCCTCTCTCCCTTCTTTATAGTGCGCACCccccacacacatatatatatatatatatatatatataattctcctATCATGAGGTTCGAAAATGAGTTCtaatttttagggttcaaaacatttttaaaaaatttagattttttttcatattttgaatggTCTTACGAACCAACAACATATTTTctattagaaacaaaaatcaaattcaatatgaaaagtgcatgataattttgaatcgttagatataaaacaaaaaatatttctggttgcatttgatttttgtttcgaataaaaaatatatttttgggttcataaaatcaatcaaaatataaacatattttttttttcaaaattttaaaatatattttgaaccctaaagtGAATCCTACAAATTAAGACCTCATTTTAACTATATATATGGAGTCTTGTTTTCATGACCCATTTTGAGAGAAGATGGTATTGGAATCTTTGATTTTAATTTCCTTTGCCAAAGATGACAAAGAAGACTCCTAGTAGGTCATTTTCAAGATCATGTCCTTTGCCATTAGTTCACATGTTTCTGTCATGCCATAGACATTGGGTGACAACTTGTGACCATTCCCACTCCAAAAGAGCTAGCCCATTTTTTCCCAGGCAAGATATATGTGTAGTTATGTATGTTCCAACATCCACTTAATTAGTTAGACAGACTATTGGTGTCTTTATGCAAAAGCAATTAGCTAGTTAATGGAGAAAGAGATTGCCTTTTACAGTTGATGCTTAGTGTTAAAGAAAAGCAGTTGTGATTTGGAGAGCAAAAGTCAAATATTACAGAAAGTTGGATTTGCGTATACTTGATAAAAGATTATGCATGCAATGACAAATTGAATCCATATATGTTGTTTTTGCTTCCAATTTAAAATTTCACATCTAATCCAAGAAAATTTTCACACGCCGAAAACGTAAGACTAAGAATAAATCTACGTTTAAAcgtaaaacacaaaaaattagaATTTACAAAAGAGAAGCattctcaaaatatttttataaatcatCGAATGATCTCTTAATATATTACAACCCTAAATAAATAGGCCAGAAACTGAATATTTAATAAACAAGGAAAATGAAACAAAGGAAATTACGAAAGTTACAAAAATGTCAGAAAATAGTAAAATGCTAATTCGAAGAGCTAAACAACGTAATTTGGCCAAAATAATGTGGCCACGCCAAATCGTGTTATCCTATCAAATTTCGCAAAATTCTAAATTGGCGACTTTTCGATCCTACTAGACAATATCCTTGTAATAAGCATGAGAAAACTTCATTGTGTAGTTAGACCATAAGGCAAGATCCTTTTGTGGACATTGAATGACAACTTGTGACCATTCCCACTCCAAAAGAGCTatagctctttttttttccaatcaaGATATATTATCTAGTTGTGTATGTTATGACATCCACTTAATTAGTTAGACACACTATTGGTATTTCATATGCAAAAGCAATTAGCTAGTATAATGGAGATAGAGATTGCCATTTTTCAAGTTGTTGCTTAGtgttaaagaaaagaagaagtgcTTTTTGGAAAGCAAAAGTCAAATAATTAAGAAAGTTGCATTTGCATATACTTGAAAAAGGATTATGCATGCAATGACAAATTGAATCCATATATGTTGTTTTTACTTCGAATTTCAAATCTCTGGTGAGGCATCTAATCCTAGAATTTCAGCATGAACAATTACCTTATATTTTGTGATGCAATTGAAAATGTAAGACTGAGGTTAAACTTACGTTTAAACATAAAACACAAGAAACTGAATCCACAAGAGAGAAGCaatcttaaaatatttttataattgttGAATAATCTTTTAGTAGATTACAATCCTAATTAAATAAATAGGAAACTTTAGTAAACAAGGAAactgaaacaaataaaattgcaaaaattacgaacatttcaaaaaaatagtaaaatgttAATTCAAACCCCTAAACAATAATGCCAATGCCGAATCGAGTTACCTAATCAAAATTTGTACAATTCTAATATCGTGACTTTTCAATCCTATTAGACATTGTTCTTGTAATAACACATGAGAAAAGTCCTCATTGTGTAGTTGGACCATAAGGCAAGATCCTTTTGTAAACACAATCACATCTCATGAAGAATTAACTGATCTATATTATGAAATAGAAATGCTTGCAATCATAacatcggagaaaaaaagagagagatggatACAATGGAAACATGTGTGCTAGAGAGAGCAAATTGTGGTATTAATTTGTTGGTGTAGTGGCCGCCAATTTGATGAATTTCCATGGACTAGGGTTTGATTTTGTTCTATAtgtttttttgaaagagaaTCCTTCCACTATTGCCGAATCTTCTTTTGTGGTCGGGCAAATGGTTCACGTTCCTATTGAATAGACAAATCACAATAATGCATTTTTCTTGATATATAATCTATTGGAGATTGAAActatgtatatatgtacgtGCATATGCCTTTTGGCTTCTCTTCACAATGCGAGTTGGTACTTATATTAAATGACTTTTAAGAGTTTCTTTTATAGTTTAtgggtttggatttttttttcctgttaacTAAGAATTCTCCAATCTAACATGCTTATAAGACAGCCGAGCCAGCTTTAAACACGGGCCGTCAACCTAGCCACTCCACATTGACGACATGAAAACCAGACCAAAATCCATAcggaaaatatatatgaaactaTAGGGCATTGGAATAGAATTTGTGACTTTCTGCATTTTCAAGGAGTTAACACGTCGAAGCTCAATTCAGCTGGCTAACCATTAGTGTATTTATGTCCATGGTTCAGGATTCGAATCCTGCACACAACATATTTGTTGTTGTGTGTGTGATGTCATTGATGtgccatataaaaaaaaacaactaaaaactAAAAGCTTCTTTGTTGCCTTTGGGTAGTCACTTGCGAGCACAAACACGTTCATgcttatcaaaataaaataatataaatataaaaaatagcTTAGTCGTATGCAAAGTTGAAATTTTGGAGTTCCCTCCTTTTGCACTCTCACTCACGGGCCAAAAGACAGAAGTTTTAGTGTGCACCATTTACCGGGCCCGTAAAGAAGATTGTGCCCTGTGTGTTCGATCCGGTCCTCCAGGCCTACCCATGGGCTACTCCTGTGTCCAAGTTCGCTTAAGCTCAAACCCAAACTCGGTCCAACACTTAGATCTGGTCTATAATTTCCCAAACTGACCCATATGCCTAATTAATATAACAAAGCCCGCCCAAAATGCAAGCCGGGCTCATAATGATTAGCTCTTAATACTTCAGACCGTATTGTCAACAGACGAAGACCAGAAAACAAGTGGAAGGTAGAAAGAAACCGCAAAAATTCTCTCTCGAGAAACAAACAGGAAGAGAAAGATATGGAGGAAGATCACGATACTAGTGCGGGTAGCAGCGGTTACCTGGAAACGGGGAAGGCAGAGAGATCGGTGTGGTTGATGAAGTGTCCTGTTGTGGTGGCTAAGTCTTGGAAAAGTCATGAAGCCGCAGATTCTAGTCCGCTCGCTAAAGTTGTTCTCTCACTCGATCCCCTCCACCCGGACGATCCTTCTGCTCTTCAGGTGTTCGATTTTTCTGtaacttgttgatttgcttaGATTCTTTGATATAACTTGATAAGGGGCAATTTAGTGACTAATAAATTTGAGTATTTATTGAGTTTATATGCGACTCCATGCcgtaaaaaccctaattttattgatttatggATGATTAAAAATTTAACGGCTGTGTATGCATGTGGATTTAGGACATTTGTGTTAGCTCAGTGTAAGCTTTATGGATCAAATTGTTAATTTGAATTACGTACACATAATCAAATTGTATATAGAATTGTTGCTTCTATGCTTCCTGATTTATGCTTACTTGCGATTTATGCTTACTCActttttctttgattgattgCATTCTAACTCTAAATATAGGCAACCAAAACATTCTGGTGTGTACATCTGCGTTGTTGAGCCATTAAATGAAGGGGCTGTTAGGACAAATTGGGGGTATTTGCATTGAGGCCTCATTGTATCACTCCAGTCTTTATAGATGTTGTGTTGACTGTGATGACTAATGAGACAGAGTGCATATACTTACTACTGCAATCATAAATTTATTCTTGTTACTTTTTATCCTTAGACCCTttatatttagaattttttttttatttttttcccgttCTTTCCATATGTTTTTTAATTGACTTTCGTCGGAAAGATTATTGTTGGGGATATTTCTCCTTGTGAATTGTCATTTTTAACCTCTCTTACATGTTCTTTAAATTGTAACAGTTTTCTATGGAGATGGCTGGCACTGGGGGTGGTAATGTTCCAAAAAGTTATTCTCTGAACATGTTCAAAGACTTTGTTCCTATGAGTGTCTTTTCCGAAACAGATCAAGGTGAGGATTGttatcaaatcctttggagtgtttgaagtattattgttttctttgatgAATTTGGTAGTTACCTTTGGATTAACTAGTCCTTTCAAATTAGCATGAAGTGACTCAATTAGCAGAGTTCAACAGTTGTTTGAGTTTTTTAAAATGGATTGAATATGTGTTATTGTACTTATTTGTGATGCGTGCACTAGTGTACTTTTTCCATAGCTACAATATTCCTATTGAAATTGTCATTCATGCATGTTTTTACTGCTGTCAATTCATTTTGATGATACAATATGAACTTTAGATAGTTATCTGCTACTATTCTTTCTGATATATGCGCGCTAGTGAATTTCTAGTTTTGTAGCTCATgaacacacatacacataagggttaattattcttttttcggtggcccttttttttcttcttctaataaAAATTAGAAGTTTCTGATTGCACATATGTGGAATTTGCCCCACTGAAAAGTATACGATTGGATTATGATTTCTTAGATACAATAAATTTTTAAAGAAAGAGCGTGGTGGCTGAACTAAACTTTAGTTTGCAGTTGCTTCATGTTAACAAGGCCTGCTAATATCATTCTAAGACGGGATATTGTACTTCACTTTGAATGGCAGTCCCTGTTTTATATTAACTATTTGagccctctttctctctcttgcacACTCTCTCACATTCGGATGTACATGTctgtgtgtttatatgttttatttatgGCATTTTGTTGCTGGAGGAGAATTTTAGAGGTTTTATTCGGAAGAGGTCAGTTAATTCAGTTTACCACTTTTTAAAGTTAGTAATTGATTTTTGTTCAAATATAGGTAAATTTTCAGTGGAAGGGAAAGTGGAGCATAAATTTGACATGAAACCTCATGAAACGAACATTGAGGAGTATGGCAAGTTGTGCCGTGAAAGGACAAATAAGTCCATGATTAAAAACAGACAAATACAGGTAGGAAAATGACTACAAATGCATTGGTAATGCAGTTTTAGGTTATATATCGTAATGCAACTCTTATTAATATGTTTCATTGTTTTACTTAAAAAGGTTATTGATAATGATCGCGGAGTGCACATGAGGCCCATGCCTGGGATGGTTGGCTTTATTTCTTCAAACTCAAAGGTATGAAattctcccccccccccccccccccccccggttGTACATGGCACCTTTGTTTCTCATTTGCCTTTAGAGTTGGCATGAATCATGAGCTGCACATAATAATACATTCCCTTTGCTTTTTTAAATGAAGCATCACATGTAAGTGAATAAACTTTCTTTGCGATACATGCTTATCAGTTTGAGCTTTCTGGAAATTGATATCAGTCTTCTTATACCTtcaaacaatcaaaccaatgaTTATACATGGTAGGAAAAAATGTGTATGATCATCACCTGTTGTATGTGAACAGGATAAGAAGAAAACACAACCAGTCAAACAATCAGATGTGAAAAGAACTAGAAGGGATCGGGGTGAACTGGAGGATATAATGTTCAAGCTATTTGAAAGGCAACCAAATTGGGCTTTGAAGCAGCTGGTCCAGGAAACAGATCAACCTGCGGTATGTGCTTTTTTGTACTTCAGGAGCATCAAGAAATGTGTTAAGAGTCTGGTTCTCTTTTGGACTATATCCTGCTTTTCAGTGATGGAAATGATATGTTTTTGTCGACAACAACTAGCAGAAAATTTTAGGACTGAGGAAATTGATTCATGATATGTTATCTAGTAATTTGAGTGATTTATGGCACCCTattaccttatttgatttcttgCACAACTCCACCTTTCTACTTCTTGTTTACATTAGGGCATCATATTTTTCTGTCATCATTGCCATTGTTAATTTTGACGTTGCACTTGTCTTGTAATCTTTTGACTGATCTTTGGTGTTTTTATTTTGGTGCAGCAATTCTTGAAAGAGATACTCAATGAGCTATGTGTATACAATAAGCGGGGAACAAACCAAGGAACCTATGAACTCAAGCCAGAATATAAGAAGACTGTTGAGGAGGCAGGTGCCGATTAAGTCATCTATTCGTTGTACGATTCATGTGTTTACACTATATAAGAGGAGGAAAGAAATGAACCCTTAAGCGGGAAGCTCGTAAGTCAGCAAAAGTTGAAGTAGGTTAAAACAATAAGAGTATACATACCTTATCTCGAAATTCTATCTAGATTAATTATCATAATCTTCTGTTACGTTGTGTGGTTGATGAATTTGTGTAATAAGCATATGCATTGATTTAACTAACATGTGGAAATAGTTTGATTCTTCCCTGACTGTGGTTCCATTTTTTTCGGTGGGATATCCGAATCATCTACTCGGGTGACACCCGAGATGGACTGAACTTAAGGCTTGCGAGTCTTACAACTTCTCCTGATATGAACTATTGATGGATCATGATGCCGGCATGTCCTGAAATGGATCATGATGCTGGCATCCGGCAGAATCCTCTCCTTTAATTTCCATTTATCCATGAATTTGCTATTGCTATTACCAAGTTTCATTACTTATTTAGTTATCTAATACAAGAAGCAGAACTACCAGGAAGAGCATGGCTAGCTGTCTTGTTGATTGGTTAAGTAGTTTGCTTGTTTAGATGTAATTAACGCGCGTTTTTTCCCCTCATTGAACATCAAAGTTCATCAACCACACCGATCTTTGTTATATAGTATCTGAAATATTATGGGCTCGACTGGGCCCACACAAATGTGAGTCCAATATGTAAGATTCATTTTGGGCTGGAATAAATCAAAGTTGAAAGTGCATTCTGGGCTCACTCCATGAGAGTGGATCCTAGAAAGGGTGGCAAAAAAATGGTTCCAGTCGGACAACTTTTTACATGTTCGGATCTTAATCAGGAttaaatttcagacatataaaattgatcaaactcagattgatttaaatctgaaTAATTAAATTTGATGATAATCTAATCCGAGTTACGGTCTGGAGAAATAAATcgaacaagatttatgtgtctGGAACCGGACACGATTTTAAATCAGACAGAAATTTATTGAATTTTAGGCACATAATTTATATCCAAACTTGGTTCAATCGGACAAATTCGATTATTCGGATCCAACATAATATTGCCATCCCTAAATCCCAGTCAACGTAGAAAATatttgaataatatatatatttttgatctATCTGAAATTCTGAATAATATCGACTAAATGAATGATCCAAACTCAACATAGGAAAATGAGTACACGCTCCTTTCACcctaaataaaatatcaaaagggCGGATGGGACACCCAACATATGAAAAATTGACACGTGTATGATGATGCAAGTGATTACCTAATTCGTACAAGCCATAGAAGAGAATCACTCGCTATAACTCCACGCTTCCGGCTTTCCCTTCACTCACATTGACTCCAATGGATCGACTCGCTCTCCTGTTCCTCTTCTTTGCTTCTCTCTTATCTGGTGGGGTTGCGTTCTCTTTGACCGTGATCTCCAGTGAGGTCGAAACTGATGAGCCTCTGATCAGGCAAGTCGTCCCGGAGGCCGAGGAGGAGGGTTTCCTTGACGCGGAGAACCACTTCACACTTTTCAAGTCGAAATTCGGCAAGACTTACGCGACGGAGGAGGAGCACCAGTACCGTTATGGCGTCTTCAAGGCTAACCTGCGCAGAGCCAGGCGACACCAGAAGCTGGACCCGTCCGCCGTCCACGGGGTCACGAAATTCTCTGACCTAACTCCGGCGGAGTTCAGACGCCAGTTTCTTGGCTTGAAGAAGCTCCGTCTCCCAGCCGATGCTCAAAAGGCTCCGATCCTGCCAACGAATGACCTTCCGACGGACTTTGATTGGCGCGATCGGGGTGCCGTTACCGGCGTCAAGGATCAGGTCCATATGTTTATATTCGATGCGTATAACGAGATTATACGATGTTGTTAGTCACTGATTTCGGTAATTGATTGTGTAGGGCTCGTGTGGGTCGTGCTGGTCGTTTAGTACTACGGGAGCCTTGGAGGGAGCACATTTTCTGGCGACAGGGGAGCTCGTGAGCTTGAGCGAGCAGCAGTTTGTGGATTGCGACCACGAGGTTTGATCTACTTCTCTCTGTTCTTGTTCTCGATATTAAGTTCGACTGATTTCATAATTAATTGAATAACTATGTTGTGTGCTAGTtacctagaagtttaactttgaaaggaaaataaataaaatgaatgcATAACTATCATTATGTGCCACTTACTTTGGTTTAGCCAATTAATTGGAACagataattttgaactttaattGAAAATAAAGCTATTGCTATGGTTGTTTTCTACATCTTTGTTTGAAATGGCTCCTGAAGTTTGAGAGACGTTCCCATGTAATATTATGTATCAAAGTACCTTTATCGCTCGTATCTGGAAATATTGTCTAATATGTTGATCCCATGATAATTTTTGTGGTATTGATATATCCAGTGTTG
Coding sequences:
- the LOC120009933 gene encoding transcription initiation factor IIF subunit beta; the encoded protein is MEEDHDTSAGSSGYLETGKAERSVWLMKCPVVVAKSWKSHEAADSSPLAKVVLSLDPLHPDDPSALQFSMEMAGTGGGNVPKSYSLNMFKDFVPMSVFSETDQGKFSVEGKVEHKFDMKPHETNIEEYGKLCRERTNKSMIKNRQIQVIDNDRGVHMRPMPGMVGFISSNSKDKKKTQPVKQSDVKRTRRDRGELEDIMFKLFERQPNWALKQLVQETDQPAQFLKEILNELCVYNKRGTNQGTYELKPEYKKTVEEAGAD
- the LOC120009932 gene encoding probable cysteine protease RD19C, with protein sequence MDRLALLFLFFASLLSGGVAFSLTVISSEVETDEPLIRQVVPEAEEEGFLDAENHFTLFKSKFGKTYATEEEHQYRYGVFKANLRRARRHQKLDPSAVHGVTKFSDLTPAEFRRQFLGLKKLRLPADAQKAPILPTNDLPTDFDWRDRGAVTGVKDQGSCGSCWSFSTTGALEGAHFLATGELVSLSEQQFVDCDHECDPAEYGACDSGCNGGLMNTAFEYAIKVGGVQREADYPYTGTDRGPCKFDKSKVVAAVSNFSVVSADEDQMAANLVKNGPLAVAINAVYMQTYMGGVSCPYICAKHQDHGVLLVGYGAAGYSPIRFKNKPYWIIKNSWGENWGENGYYKICRANRNLCGMDAMVSTVAAH